One window of the Sciurus carolinensis chromosome 8, mSciCar1.2, whole genome shotgun sequence genome contains the following:
- the Aoc1 gene encoding amiloride-sensitive amine oxidase [copper-containing], translated as MARASLSLGWAVAAVLLLQVAGKQQPPWTLHGKAEVFADLSAQELKAVHSFLQAKKELGLQPSRTPTMAKNSVFLIELLLPKKQHVLKFLDNGERRPVREARAIIFFGAQEHPNVTEFAVGPLPRPCYLRALPPRPGHQPSWASRPISEVEYNLLLHTLQEATKPLHQFFLDTTGFSFQDCAGRSLTFTDVAPRGLASGERRSWFILQRHVEGFFLHPTGLELLVDHANTNAQHWTVEQLWYNGQFYRSPEELARKYANGEVDVVVLKGPLPRGLGDESAEEPPLFSSYKPRGDFPSPMGVGGPRVIQPHGARYRLEGNVVLYGGWSFAFRLRSSSGLQVFNLHFGGERIAYEVSVQEAVALYGGHTPAGMQTKYMDVGWGLGSVTHELAPGIDCPETATFLDTFHYYDADDPVLYPRALCLFEMPTGVPLRRHFDSNFSGGFNFYAGLKGQVLVLRTTSTVYNYDYIWDFIFYPNGVMEAKMHATGYVHATFYTPEGLRHGMRLHTHLVGNMHTHLVHYRIDLDVAGTKNSFETLQMKLENITNPWSPRHHLVQPTLKQTQYLRERQAAFRLGRTLPKYLLFTNPKKNPWGHKRSYRLQIHSMAEQVLPLGWQEERAITWARYSLAVTKYRESEKCSSSIYNQNDPWDPPVVFEEFLHNNENIENEDLVAWVTVGFLHIPHSEDIPNTATPGNSVGFLLRPFNFFPEDPSLASRDTVIVWPRDQGPNYVQRWIPEDQDCLKPPPFSYNGTYRPV; from the exons ATGGCGCGAGCGAGCCTGTCTCTGGGCTGGGCGGTGGCTGCAGTGCTCCTGCTGCAGGTGGCCGGGAAACAGCAACCCCCCTGGACCCTGCACGGCAAGGCCGAGGTGTTCGCAGACCTCAGTGCCCAGGAGCTGAAGGCCGTGCACAGCTTCCTCCAGGCCAAGAAGGAGCTGGGGCTGCAGCCCTCCCGGACACCGACCATGGCCAAAAACTCAGTATTCCTCATTGAGTTGCTGCTGCCCAAGAAGCAGCATGTGCTGAAATTTCTGGATAATGGAGAAAGGCGCCCAGTTCGGGAAGCCCGTGCCATCATCTTCTTTGGAGCCCAGGAGCACCCCAACGTCACCGAGTTTGCTGTGGGGCCCCTGCCACGGCCCTGCTACCTACGGGCACTACCGCCCAGGCCTGGGCACCAGCCCTCCTGGGCATCCAGGCCCATCTCAGAGGTGGAGTACaacctcctcctccacaccttgcAGGAGGCCACCAAGCCCCTGCACCAATTTTTCCTCGATACCACAGGCTTCTCCTTCCAAGACTGCGCTGGCCGAAGCCTGACCTTCACTGACGTGGCCCCTCGCGGCTTGGCGTCGGGTGAGCGCCGCAGCTGGTTCATCTTACAGCGCCACGTGGAAGGCTTTTTCTTGCACCCCACTGGTCTGGAGCTCCTTGTGGATCACGCGAACACAAATGCCCAGCACTGGACGGTGGAGCAGCTGTGGTACAACGGGCAGTTCTACCGGAGCCCAGAGGAACTGGCTCGGAAGTACGCGAATGGAGAGGTGGATGTGGTGGTCCTCAAGGGACCCCTGCCCAGGGGCCTGGGGGATGAGAGCGCAGAGGAGCCGCCCCTCTTCTCCTCGTACAAGCCCCGTGGGGACTTCCCCAGCCCCATGGGTGTGGGCGGCCCCCGCGTGATCCAGCCCCACGGCGCCCGCTACCGGCTGGAGGGCAACGTGGTGCTCTATGGCGGCTGGAGCTTCGCCTTCCGgctgcgctcctcctccgggcTGCAGGTCTTCAACCTGCACTTTGGGGGTGAGCGCATTGCCTATGAGGTCAGCGTGCAGGAAGCAGTGGCCCTGTACGGCGGACACACGCCGGCAGGCATGCAGACCAAGTACATGGATGTGGGCTGGGGCCTCGGCAGCGTCACTCACGAGTTAGCCCCCGGCATCGACTGCCCGGAGACTGCCACCTTCCTGGACACCTTCCACTACTATGATGCAGACGACCCCGTCCTCTATCCACGAGCCCTCTGCCTCTTTGAGATGCCCACAGGGGTGCCTCTCCGGCGACACTTTGATTCCAACTTCAGTGGTGGCTTCAACTTCTACGCAGGTCTCAAGGGTCAGGTGCTGGTGCTGCGGACGACCTCGACAGTCTACAATTACGATTACATTTGGGACTTCATCTTCTACCCTAATGGGGTAATGGAGGCCAAGATGCATGCCACCGGCTACGTCCATGCCACCTTCTACACCCCCGAGGGGCTGCGCCACGGCATGCGCCTGCACACCCACCTGGTTggcaacatgcacacacacttggTACATTACCGCATCGACCTGGATGTGGCAG GCACCAAGAACAGCTTTGAGACGCTGCagatgaagctggagaacatCACCAATCCCTGGAGCCCCCGACACCACCTGGTCCAGCCAACTCTCAAGCAGACGCAGTACCTTCGGGAGCGCCAGGCAGCCTTCCGCCTCGGACGGACTCTGCCCAAGTACCTGCTCTTTACTAACCCCAAGAAGAACCCCTGGGGCCACAAGCGCAGCTACCGCCTGCAGATTCACTCCATGGCTGAGCAGGTGCTGCCCCTGGGCTGGCAGGAGGAGCGGGCAATCACCTGGGCCAG GTACTCCCTGGCAGTGACCAAGTACCGGGAGTCTGAGAAGTGCAGCAGCAGCATCTACAACCAGAACGACCCCTGGGATCCCCCCGTGGTCTTCGAGGAGTTTCTTCACAACAACGAGAACATTGAAAATGAG GACTTGGTGGCCTGGGTGACCGTGGGCTTCCTGCACATCCCCCACTCAGAGGACATCCCCAACACAGCCACGCCTGGGAACTCTGTGGGCTTCTTGCTCCGGCCCTTCAACTTTTTCCCAGAGGACCCGTCCCTGGCATCCAGAGACACCGTGATCGTGTGGCCCCGGGACCAGGGTCCCAACTACGTACAGCGCTGGATCCCTGAGGATCAGGACTGCTTGAAGCCTCCCCCCTTCAGCTACAATGGGACCTACAGGCCTGTGTGA